The Eptesicus fuscus isolate TK198812 chromosome 17, DD_ASM_mEF_20220401, whole genome shotgun sequence genome has a window encoding:
- the NOLC1 gene encoding nucleolar and coiled-body phosphoprotein 1 isoform X2 — MADAGLPRVVPSDLYPLVLGFLRDNQLSEVANKFAKATGATQQDANASSLLDIYSFWLKSTKAPKRKLQANGPVTKKAKKKTSSSDSSEDSSEEEKAQGPPAKKVAVPAKRASLPQLPGKASASASESSSSEESSDEEEEEEDKKKKPVQKGVKPQTKAVKTPPKKAESSDSDSDSSSEDEAPKSQKPKATPVAAKAQAKAPAKPGTPTRAAPKVANGKAASSSSSSSSSSSSSDDSEEEKAAAISKKTVPKKQVAAKAPVKAAATPTQKSSSSEDSSSEEEEEEEEQKKPMKKKPGPYSSVPPPSAPPPKKSLGTQAPKKAAEKKQPEESSDDSSDESDSSSEEEKKPPAKPVISKAATKPAPAKKAAESSSDSSDSDSSEEEAPAKPASATKNPSSRPATTPKQPAAKTAAAPKQPAAKTAAAPKQPAAKTAAVPKQPAGSGQKPLTRKADSSSSEEESSSSEEEEVGKAKKTVTTPKAKVMAKAALSLPVKQASQGGGDSSSESDSSSSEEEEEEKASKPPAKKKPQKTAGAVAPSKPASTKTVKAKSSSSSSDDSSEEEEEEEEPKGKGTPRPQALKTNGTVTPTAQNGKADRNSNKEEEGKTKAAVAVSKPGLGKKRKQNEAATAAETPPVKKINPQTPNTFPKRKKAEKRASSPFRRIREEEIEVDARVADNSFDAKRGAAGDWGERANQVLKFTKGKSFRHEKTKKKRGSYRGGSISVQVNSIKFDSE; from the exons ACCCAGCAGGATGCTAATGCCTCTTCCCTCTTGGACATCTATAGCTTCTGGCTCAA GTCCACCAAGGCTCCAAAACGGAAATTACAAGCAAATGGACCAGTGACTAAGAAGGCTAAAAAGAAGACTTCATCCAGTGATAGCAGTGAAGACAGCAGTGAGGAGGAGAAAGCCCAAGGGCCTCCAGCTAAGAAAGTTG CTGTACCTGCCAAGCGTGCCAGTCTACCTCAGCTTCCTGGAAAGGCTTCAGCCAGTGCATCAGAGAGCAGCAGCAGTGAAGAATCcagtgatgaggaggaggaagaggaggacaaaaagaaaaagcctgtCCAG AAGGGAGTTAAGCCCCAAACCAAGGCGGTCAAAACTCCTCCTAAGAAGGCCGAGAGCTCTGATTCTGATTCTGACTCAAGCTCAGAGGATGAGGCACCAAAAAGCCAGAAGCCAAAGGCAACACCTGTGGCAGCTAAAGCTCAGGCCAAAGCCCCAGCCAAACCAG gcACACCCACTCGAGCAGCACCTAAAGTAGCTAATGGCAAAGCAGctagcagtagcagcagcagcagcagcagcagtagcagcagcgaTGACTCAGAGGAGGAGAAGGCAGCAGCCATCTCTAAGAAG ACTGTGCCTAAAAAGCAAGTAGCGGCCAAGGCTCCAGTGAAAGCAGCTGCCACCCCTACCCAAAAGAGTTCCAGCAGTGAGGACTCCtcgagtgaggaggaggaggaggaagaggagcagaaaaAGCCCATGAAGAAAAAACCAG GTCCATATAGTTCAGTCCCCCCGCCTTCTGCTCCCCCACCCAAAAAGTCCCTGGGAACCCAGGCTCCCAAGAAAGCTGCAGAGAAGAAACAGCCTGAAGAGAGCAGTGACGACAGCAGTGATGAATCTG ATTCAAgttctgaagaagaaaagaagccGCCAGCTAAGCCAGTCATCTCTAAAGCAGCCACTAAACCAGCTCCAGCAAAGAAGGCAGCAGAGAGCTCTTCCGACAGCTCAG ACTCTGACAGTTCTGAGGAAGAAGCTCCTGCCAAGCCAGCCAGTGCCACCAAAAATCCCTCAAGTAGGCCAGCTACCACTCCCAAGCAGCCTGCAGCTAAGACAGCCGCAGCTCCCAAGCAGCCTGCAGCTAAGACAGCCGCAGCTCCCAAGCAGCCTGCAGCTAAGACAGCCGCAGTTCCCAAGCAGCCTGCAGGCAGTGGCCAGAAGCCTCTGACCAGAAAGGCTGATAGCAGCTCCAGTGAGGAGGAGAGCAGTTctagtgaggaggaggaggtggggaaggcaaAGAAGACAGTGACCACCCCTAAGGCCAAGGTGATGGCCAAAGCAGCGCTATCTTTGCCTGTCAAACAGGCCTCTCAGGGTGGTGGGGATAGCAGCTCTGAGTCAGACAGCTCTAgcagtgaggaagaggaggaagagaaggcatCTAAGCCCCCAGCTAAAAAGAAGCCACAGAAGACAGCAGGAGCTGTAGCCCCTTCCAAGCCAGCCTCCACAAAGACAGTAAAGGCCAAGAGCAGCAGCAGTTCTTCAGATGACTCCagtgaagaagaggaggaggaggaggagcccaaGGGCAAGGGTACTCCTAGACCACAAGCCCTCAAAACCAATGGCACCGTTACACCCACTGCCCAGAATGGGAAAGCAGATAGGAACAGCaacaaggaggaggaaggaaagacaaAGGCAGCAGTAGCAGTTTCTAAGCCAG GTTTAGGAAAGAAACGAAAGCAGAATGAGGCTGCCACGGCGGCAGAGACTCCTCCAGTCAAGAAGATAAACCCTCAGACCCCTAACACATTtccaaaaaggaagaaa GCAGAAAAAAGGGCATCATCCCCATTCCGAAGGATCagagaggaggaaattgaggTGGATGCTCGAGTTGCAGACAACTCCTTTGATGCCAAG CGAGGTGCAGCCGGAGACTGGGGGGAACGAGCCAATCAGGTCCTGAAGTTCACCAAAGGCAAATCCTTCCGGCACGAGAAGACCAAGAAGAAGCGGGGCAGTTACAGGGGAGGCTCCATCTCTGTCCAGGTTAATTCAATTAAGTTTGACAGCGAGTGA
- the LOC103288653 gene encoding 60S acidic ribosomal protein P1-like: MIAFISELTCIYLAFILPDEEVTVTALANVDIGSLLCNVGAGEPVPAAGSALAGSPALFTSVAPAEERKVEGKKEESEESDDDIGFGLFD; encoded by the exons ATGATAGCTTTCATCTCAGAGCTCACCTGCATCTACTTGGCCTTTATCCTGCCTGACGAAGAGGTGACGGTGAC AGCTTTGGCCAATGTCGACATTGGGAGCCTCCTCTGCAATGTAGGGGCTGGTGAACCTGTCCCAGCAGCTGGCAGTGCCCTAGCAGGAAGTCCTGCCCTCTTCACCTCTGTTGCCCCAGCTGAGGAGAggaaagtagaaggaaagaaagaagaatctgagGAGTCTGATGATGACATAGGCTTTGGTCTTTTTGACTAA